The nucleotide sequence ACCGTTGATGCTCTTCAGACGCGTACCGTCCGGCTTCTCGTTGGCCTTCGGTATCGAGGCCAGCAGGCCACGGGTGTAAGGATGAGATGCACGATCGAAAACATCGTATACATTGGCCTGCTCGATGATCTGACCCGCATACATCACATTCACTTCGTCACACATTTCGGCGATGATGCCCAGATCATGAGTGATCATGATGATGGCAGTGCCGACGCGGTCGCGCAGTTCCATGATGAGACGCAGTATCTGCGCCTGCGTCGTGACGTCCAACGCTGTTGTCGGCTCATCAGCAATCAGCAATTTGGGTTCACAGATCAATCCCATGGCTATCATTGCCCGCTGGCGTAGGCCGCCCGATAATTCATGCGGGTAGGCGTCCAGGCGGGCTTTCGCTTCGGGAATGCCAACCATCTCAAACATTTGCCGGACTTTGTCGCGAACGTCGCGTTTAGAAAAATTGCCATGAATCTGCAGCGGTTCACCCACTTGCTGCGCCATGGTTATGACCGGGTTGAACGAAGTCATCGGCTCTTGGAAGACCATCGACATGTCGCGGCCTCGTTTCGAGCGGAGTTGATCTTTGGTGAGGGTTGTCAATTCCACGCCATCCAGCATGATACTGTCAGCGCTAACGGTCGCGGGGGGTGATGGAACCAGCCCCATCAGGGACAAAGCCGTCATGCTTTTGCCGGAGCCGGACTCTCCCACCAAACCGACAATCCGGCCCTGCCCGACATCAAAAGATACATTGTCGAGGATGCGGACTGTTCCGCGATGTGACTTGAATTCAGTGCGCAGGTTGCGCACTCTCAACAGAGGCCTTTGATCGGTCATATCAGCCGCCTTAATCTTTCATGTAAGGATCGAGAGCGTCACGCATCCCATCGCCGATGAAGTTGAATGCCAGCACCGTGATCAAAATTGCCACGCCGGGCATGATGGCAACGAGAGGAGCAGCAAAGAGATATTCCTTTCCCTTGGCAACGAGCAGGCCCCAACTTGCTTCAGGGGGCTGCACACCAACGCCAAGGAAACTGAGACTCGATTCCCACATGATCGCTTCAGGAATGCTGAGCGAGAACAGAACGATCAGCGTAGGCACTACATTGGGAAACAGATGCCGGAACATGATCGTTGTCTTCTTCGATCCGTTGGCGCGAGCGGCCTCGATAAACTCCTTTTCTTTCAATGCCAGCGTCTGGGAACGTACAACTCGGGCTACACTTGCCCAGCCGACCAGGCTGAGAGCTATGAAGATGTTGAACAAATTCGCGCCAAGTGTGTACATCACCACCATTGCCAGCAATAGCGACGGAAAGGCGATCATCATGTCGGCAAGGCGCATGATCGTAAAATCGATCCGTCCGCCATAATAGCCGCTGACGATGCCCATGATGGCGCCGATTATCAACGATATGAAGCTCGGAACGATGCCGACCACAAGCGAAATGCGCGCACCGTAAAGTATGCGTGTTAAAACGTCCCGTCCAAAATTATCAGTGCCGAGCCAGTGTGTGAGCGATGGCGACAGGAATTGCTCGTTCATATCGACGCGATATGGATCATGAGGACTTATATAAGGTGCAAATACTGCCGTCAGCACCAGAACGACGATAATAATCAAGCCCGTCATTGCCATTCGATTGCGACGAAATATTCGAACTGTGTCGCGCAGAAAGCTGGCGCTCTCCGTTTCTTCGACATAGGCGTCGTTTGCCTGAGCGAGTTCGGTCATTTCGCCCCTCCCTTCATCTGATGGCGAATACGGGGGTCAAGAACGGAATAAAGTATGTCAGCAACCAGATTGCCGATCAGTACCAGTACAGTGGCAAACAGAACCGACCCCTGAAGTAGAGGCATATCGCGCGCCTGAATTGCGTTAACTGATATGCGGCCAATACCCGGAATGCCGAAAATCGCTTCCGTAATGACTGCGCCAGACAACAGTCCGGCAACTTGGATTGCCATGATTGTCACAACGGGAATAAGAGCATTTTTAACGGCATGGCGAAGGATGACGAAAATCTCGCGCAGGCCCTTTGCGCGCGCTGTTCTCACATAGTCGTTTCGCATGACTTCCAGCAGGCTTGACCGCGTCAAACGCGCGATAACGCCTGCCGAACTCCAGCCCAGCACAATAGCTGGCAGAATGACATATTTGAAGCCGTAGAAGCCCGATACCGGAAGCCATTTCAACTGCATGGCAAAAATATACTGCAACAGGAGCGCGGACCAGAAAACCGGCATCGAAACGCCCAGCAGCGAGAAACCCATGAAAAAATGATCGAGCGCTGAATCGCGCTTTACGGCTGACAGGATGCCGACCGGAATGCCAATCATCCATGATACGAGGGCCGCACAGGCCGCCAGATAAAGCGTGTTGGGAAACGCTTGAAGGATCAGGGTCGTGACATCGCGATTGAGCTTTATGGAAACACCCAGGTCGCCTTGAACCGCAGCGAACAGAAACCGGAAGTAACGAGTGATCAGTGGATCATCAAGATGCATCTGAGCTCGCACGCGCTCTATAACTTCAGCGCTGGCATGCTCTTTCATCAGCAAGGCGATTGGATCGCCTGGAATGATATTCATCATGATGAAGAGCAGTACGGTCACGCCGATCAAGACGGGAATGGAGACCGCAATACGCTTAATCAGAAAGGTCAGCATTGCGTGGAGGCTTTCATCTGTATGGCTAAGATAACGCCGCACGAGCATTATCTTCGGCTGACATGAATTGACGAGCTGGAGCTGGCTCATCAATTCATGCTGGGATGGAGCTGTAAGAATGGAAGTATGACCGAGGAGTAGGCATGACTCCTCGGCCAGTATGATTAGTCTTCAACTTCCATCTTATAGTAGCTCATGCTTGTCCATCCGTTCCATGGGACCACAAAATTCTTCACCCGCGGCTGTACGACAAACAGATGGTTGAGACTATACATTGGAACCCACGCAGCATCCGTCTGGACAATACGCTCGGCGAGCTTTGCATACAGTTCGCAGCGCTCGTCGGGGTTGGTCATGCTCCGGGCTTTTTCGATGCCGTCGAAAACTTCTTGATCTTCGTTATTGAAACCACGCACCGAAGTGCCGGTCTTGCTAAAGAAGGTGTAGAAGAAGTTATCCGGATCATTGAAATCGGCAGACCAGACCTGGGAATAATTGTTGATGGTGCCGCCTTTGCGCATGGCGAAATATGCCGATTCATCAACGACTTTGATTTCAGTGTTAAAACCGGCTTCTTTCAACTGCGCCTGAACGAGCTGATTCAGGTCAACCCACTTTGACGACCAGCTGCTCACTTGAGAAAAGGCAATGTCCACCCCGTCTGGATAACCTGCTTCGGCCAGCAGTTCCTTGGCCTTTTTGGGGTTATATTCAATCGGCGTGGCCGGCTTGTAACAGGTGAGACCGCTTGGAAGAACACCATTCTCGAGCTGTCCTTCACCATAGAACATCTTGTCTAGTATTTCCTGACGGTTAATACCCATCTGGAAAGCTTTTCTCACCCGCACATCGTCAAAGGGCTTAATCTTCTGGTTGATGTGGTAATAATCCAAGCCGGCAATCGGACCCTTTCGAATCTGGTCCTTCCATTTTTCGTTCTTCATAAAATATGGAACTTGCGTGATAGCTGAGTCCGTATCGAAAACGTCTATCTCGCCAGATTCGAACAACATACGCATGGTTTCCGCGTCGGGAACAACACGGATGAGAACGCCATCCAACTTGGAACGGCCTTTGAAATAATTCTCATTGGCTTCCATCATCTGGCTGTCGTTCAGATTATACTCTTTCAAAATGAACGGGCCGGTACCGTTAACAGTCTCAGGCGACAGACCATATTTGTCACCGAGTGGCTCGGTAAATTTGCGATTATAGATTGATGCCTGTGGACTGGCGAGCAGTGCAATGAAAGCCGAATAAGGTTGGACCAGAACAATCTTGACTGTATATTTATCAACAGCCTGCAAACCTGAGACGGACTGCGCTGAGCCATCAAGCCGTTCTTTCGCCCCTTCGACGAAGTCCAGGATATCGGTGTTCAACGCTTTGGTTGCAGGATTCAGCATGCGGTCATAGGTGAACACGACATCGTCGGCTGTCAGTTCCTCGCCATTATGGAACATAACGCCTTTGCGCAAATGCAAAGTGTAGGTTTTCCCGTCTTCAGAGACTTCCCAGCTTTCAGCAAGCGATGGAACGATTTCCGACTGCCCGGGAGCTACCGTTTCTGCTTCCACCAGCCGGTCATATACATTCAGCGGAATTGTATAGTCATTCGTCGTCATCTGGACGTCTATGGTCCGAGGATCGTCAGAATTCGCCAAACGTAGTATCTGATCAGCGAGTGCTGGTGACATCAAAGTCAAATTGACCAATCCGGTGGCCACTAGCAATCTAGCTCTTGTAAGCATTCTATCCCCTTTTATACATTCAACCCGAATATTCGGTTGTGTTTTGTTTTTCAGGCTTTGTGGTTCATTTCCAATGTAGACTTAAATATATTGGAAAAAATAATCATAATATCCAATAATATTTGAGTTTATTTAATTCTCCTGCGTCGAATTTACTTCATTTGCAATTGAAGGCGCGACGTCGCCGACCGAAGATAGATCGATGGCCACAAATTGAAGCAACCCTTGCATCTCCTTGAGAGCACATGGCGTTGAATACAGCTGCCCTGTGCTCCGGTTTACGTAGCCAGGTATCGCTAATCACTGGTCGCAACTCTCATTTCCCCATTTTTAGTGAAAAGCATGCGGTAGGTGGGTACAAATGTAAAATCCCAAATGGGTATGGTGTTATTCAAACCTGATATGAATCTACTAACTAAGAGACGGCCTATCTCCAAGAAAGATATGTTAGAAACAGCAGTGGATGGTTAGCCTTAAGCATTCTGTTCTCAGGCTCAGCGGACCCCGTTAAATTACAGAGTATCCGCGAGCCGTTCGAGCAGGAATGAGGGAGTTCAATCCCTGAGGAAAAACTCTTCGCGCTCAATAAGGGTTCAATATGAAGCATGACGATCGGCGTTCCCACTGTGGAAGTCGCGCCTGATATCGGCTGGCGCTGCAAGTCTTACATTGCGTTGATTGGCAACCTTATGAAACAGCCGGCGGAGTACAGCCCGCTTGGCAGGCTGAGGGTAGCAGCGCCGCCAAGCTTGCACTTAAGATTGGCGCACGTAATGCGTTGGACTGATCTGGTTCATTGGTAGATGAATTGGCACAAAATCCGGCGCCCTTACGGCACTCGGAATTTCATCCGACATAGGTTCGCGGCCGATTGGACGCCGTGCGGGGTCGGCAACAGGAACGGTCGAAAGCAGCTTCTTGGTATACGGGTGCTGAGGATTGTTAAAGACCGAGCGGCGATCTCCGATTTCCACGATCTCGCCCAGATACATGACTGCAACCCGATGTGCGATGCGTTCGACGACAGCCATATCATGGCTGATAAACAAGATTGCGATACCGATATCCCGTTGAAGGTCCATCAGCAGATTGATGACTTGCGCCTGAATTGTCACGTCAAGTGAAGCAACAGCTTCGTCCGCGATGATCAGGCGCGGATTGAGCGCCAGTGCGCGAGCAATACAGATACGCTGGCGCTGACCACCGGAAAAGGCGTGCGGGTAGCGGTCAAGGTGGTCAGCCGGGAGGTTGACCCTGGCGAGCAGATCAACAGCCCGTTCCCGCAGTTGTTTTGTTCGTCCTGCCCGATGGACACGCATGGGATCAATCAAGGCCTGTTCTATAGTCATGCGCGGGTTGAGCGATGAGAACGGATCCTGAAATACCATCTGTGCTTCGCGACGAAATCGTGTGAGCGCCGCTTTGGATGCGCCGATGAGTTCGGTTCCATCATACCGGATCGAACCGGACTGCGGTTTGTCCAGTTGCATGATGCTCCGTGCCACCGTGGACTTGCCGCAACCGGATTCGCCCACCAGCGCCAAGGTTTCGCCGGGGAAGATATCAAAGGAAACACTCTCGACCGCATGGACACGGCCGGTAGTACGTCCCAAAAGGCCGCCCTTGAGCTCAAAGCGTGTAATGAGGTTACGAACTTCAACAAGAGGAGCTTTAGCAATATTTTGCATGGCAGCATCATTCATTGCGCCACCTCCGTCAGAACCAGATCTGGCTCGTAAACAAGGAGAGGAAATTTTTCAGGTCCGTCCTTATCTGCCATGCTGCCAAGCCGCGGGACAGCCGAGATCAATGCTTGTGTATACCGATGCCGCGGATTGTTGAATATCTCGTCGACAGGTCCGGTCTCAACTATCTCCCCCTTGAGCATCACACACACGCGATCCGCGATTTCTGCAACAACGCCCATGTCGTGGGTGATGAACAGAACTGCCATACCGATTTCCCGTTGCAGCGCTCGCACCAGATCCAGTATTTGAGCCTGGATAGTAACGTCCAGCGCCGTCGTGGGCTCGTCGAGGATCATCAACGACGGCCGACATGCCAGAGCCATCGCGATCATCACCCGTTGGCGCATACCGCCAGAAAGTTGATGCGGATATTGGTCCAGCCGCCGCTCGGCATCGGGCACACGGACAAGTTTTAGAACATTTAGCGCTATCTGCCTTGCATCATTTGGCGTTTTTTTCTGGTGCCTGATAACGGCTTCCGCAATCTGATCCCCGACGGTGAAGACGGGGTTCAGGCTAGACATAGGATCCTGAAAGACGATTGAGAGTTCAAAGCCGCGCAGCCCCTCGACACGCCTTTCGGAAAGTTTTACCAGATCTGCAATCGAACCGTCCTTCAGCCGCATCAGGATTTGGCCATCAGTAATCCTCGCACCATCAAATTCAGTCAGGCGCATTACCGTCATCGCCGTCACGGATTTCCCCGAGCCGGATTCTCCCACCAGCGCGAGGGTTTCTCCATGCCCGATCTGAAACGATACTTTGCGCACGGCGCGCACGGGCTTTGCAGCGTTCGGGGCGAAACACACTTCGAGATTTTCAACGGACAGGATGATGTTGTCGGGAAGGGCTAAACTACTTGTCGATATCCTGGTCAAACTGGTTCCCCTTGCGATTGGCCCGCTTTTTGGGAACATCTAATGCTTTGTCCAAAGCTCGTGTCAACATACCGTCTTCGTAACAAATGGCTTGCCGCGGGGACAAACAGCTGGCGGGAAGAGACCAACCATGCCTATTCAATCAAAAAATCCGGCCGAGAGTGCTTCTGAAAAAGGTTATGCAAACTTTGCATTACCCTCTCTGTTTTCGCATGGACACTCTCAGCGCAGCTTAAGTGCGGGATCGATTAGGCTGCGCGCGCGGCTCTGGTTTTCTGCGAGATATTTCCAGAATGCCTCTGCATCCCGGTCTTTCGCGCCAGCGCGCCGGAAGATTCGAATTTCTATCTCCAAGGACATTTGCTGGCCGCCGATTTGAGTCAATTCGTTCTGGCTGATCGATTTCTGCACACATATCTGGGGCAACCACGCGATCCCTTGACCGGCGATAGCCATTTGTTTGAGGCCCTCCGCAAGCGAGGATTGATACACGGTGCTGAGGTTGAGCGGACGTCGCCAGCGTGACTGGATGAGAGAAATGAGCTTTCCCAGATAGCCGTCATTCCATGAATAGGAAAGGTAAGGAATTCTTTCGCCCTCAACCGTGTCCAGATCGTAAAGAGGTTTGCCTGCTGCATCAGTTCCCGAGACGAGGATGAGACGATCTTTTCCAATCTGCAAAGATTCGAACGGCCCCGCTTCGAGAACGGGTGGCCCATCAGGGTGGTCATAAGTAATCGCGAAGTTACATTTTCCAGAAGACAGGTGTTCAATACATTCGAGAAAATCACCCGTGTGCATACTGCAGCGAACAGGGGAACTCGGAAATCCGGAACCGCTGATCCAGTTCGGGAAGAAGTAGATCGCCAGTGTGTGCAGGGCGGCGAATGTAAGAAGCTGCGAATTGGCGCCCGCAACATTGTGGCAATCGGTGCGAAGACGGTACATGTCTCTAACGAGTTCCTGACAGCGCGGTACGAACATGTTACCAGCACTTGTCAAATGCACCGGATAGGTACTTCGATCAAGAAGATCTGCGCCGACCCATGACTCCAGCGACCTGATGCGCCGACTGAACGCTGGCTGCGAAATATTTCGCGATGCAGCAGCCGTGGAGAAATTCCGCGTCGCAACAATTTCCAGGAAGTCCTCGAGCCAAGCTAGCTCCATAACGACCTCATGCGTTATTTGCATAATTCATTCTAACTACGCATTGGACACCGATGCAAGTGTGCTCCTAGCTTAAATTCAAAAGAAGACTGCAAGACCAAATAGGGGAACATATCCATGAAACGTGCTTTGGCTCTGGCCCTTTCCTGTGGCCTTGGCCTGGCGGTGGCGCCTGCTGTCGCGCAGACCAAGAATCCAGGAACATTTGTCTTTCTTTGGACTGACGATATTCAGTCCTTCGATCCGGCCTATATTGCAAATACGCCCAGTTCCTACGGCGTGCTGAACGTCTATAGTCGCCTTCTCAATTATAACGGTTCACAGATTTCGGAATTTGTGCCCGCCCTTTCCAGCGAGGTGCCGACGCTGGAAAACGGACTTATAAAACAGGGCAGTGACGGATCGATCAGCTATACGTTTCCCATCCGCAAGGACGTCCACGCTCACAAAGTAGGGATTAAGGGTAGCGACGGTAAGATAACCTGGCAAAACTACGACGGTTTGGCGGGTGACCAGAAGGCGAAGATAGAACCTGGATATGGCCAGATCACACCTGAAGACGTGCGATACTCGCTGTTGCGGGCTATTCTCATGGGTCAATCATGGATGTCGAACGCCATCACCGAGGTGGTAACAGCCGGGAAATATCCGGATGTCACGAAGTGGGTCGAGACCGAGGCAAATGTCAAGGATATCAAAGACGCCGATCCTCAAGCCCTCCGCAATGTTTATGACCAGCTTGCATCACAAATTACCGTCGAAGGGGACAATGTCGTCCTGAAACTTCCGAAATCCTTCCCGGCTACGCTCGGTGTTCTGGCTCTCCCTTTCGGTGCTTCCATTGTTGACAAGGAATGGGTTGCTTCGGTCGGCGGGTGGGATGGCAATGGTGATACGTGGATAAAATATTATCGTCCCGAGCTTGGCGACGACCCGTTGTTTGCCCAGGAAAACGGTACCGGGCCTTTCATGCTCGAAGAATGGGATCGTACTGATCGCCGCATCACGCTCAAGCGGTTCGATAATTACTTCATGGGACCAGCAAAGCTCGAGCGCGTGGTCATGCGCACGGTGCCGGAATGGACGACACGACGCCTGCAACTCCTTTCGGGGGACGCCGATTTCGTCACGGCTCCCGTTGAATTTCTTGATGAACTCGGCAAGACCGAGGGTGTCAAGGTTGTTGACGGACTGCCTAAGGTTTTCAGTCGCGGACTTTATTTTGCGTGGCCTTTGGATGACGCGGACAATCCCGCACTCGGCAGCGGCAAGCTTGACGGAAACGGTATTCCGCCGGATTTCTTCGCCGACATTGATGTGCGCAAAGGTTTCAACTACGCACAGAACTATGATGCGCTTATCAAACAGGTTCTTCTGAACAAGACCGTCCAGTCGCGTGGCCCGACCGTGCGCGGCATCATGGGCTATCGTGACGATTCTCCTATCTATAGCTACGATCCGAAGAAGGCCGCAGAACATTTCAAGAAGGCTTTCGGCGGCAAGCTCTGGGAAACAGGCTTTACCTTCACGGCCTATGTACAGGAAGGCACGCCGCAGGGTACAGCCGCATTGTCTGCACTGCAGCAGGGTTTGCAGCGCATCAATCCCAAGTTCAAGATGAAGATCCAGTCGCTGCCTTGGGCATCGATTTCGGACAAGCTCAATAATCGCGAAAAGCCGGCGTCTCCGCTGACCTATATGGGCTGGGGCCCAGACTATTCCGATCCAGGTGGTCCGCTCGGTGCAGCAACTTACTATCTTTCACCAACAGGTCTCGTTGGCGGCATGCTCGGCGATGGTTATCGGGGGCTGATGGCCGAAAAATTCAAACCCTTGCTGGACGAGGCTTGGGCTTCCTCTGACCCTGCCGTTCGC is from Brucella intermedia LMG 3301 and encodes:
- a CDS encoding ABC transporter ATP-binding protein is translated as MTDQRPLLRVRNLRTEFKSHRGTVRILDNVSFDVGQGRIVGLVGESGSGKSMTALSLMGLVPSPPATVSADSIMLDGVELTTLTKDQLRSKRGRDMSMVFQEPMTSFNPVITMAQQVGEPLQIHGNFSKRDVRDKVRQMFEMVGIPEAKARLDAYPHELSGGLRQRAMIAMGLICEPKLLIADEPTTALDVTTQAQILRLIMELRDRVGTAIIMITHDLGIIAEMCDEVNVMYAGQIIEQANVYDVFDRASHPYTRGLLASIPKANEKPDGTRLKSINGMVPNLARLPGGCRFNPRCSDAMSVCSFKAPDLNLLENGHKARCWLHDKAGASL
- a CDS encoding ABC transporter permease, whose product is MTELAQANDAYVEETESASFLRDTVRIFRRNRMAMTGLIIIVVLVLTAVFAPYISPHDPYRVDMNEQFLSPSLTHWLGTDNFGRDVLTRILYGARISLVVGIVPSFISLIIGAIMGIVSGYYGGRIDFTIMRLADMMIAFPSLLLAMVVMYTLGANLFNIFIALSLVGWASVARVVRSQTLALKEKEFIEAARANGSKKTTIMFRHLFPNVVPTLIVLFSLSIPEAIMWESSLSFLGVGVQPPEASWGLLVAKGKEYLFAAPLVAIMPGVAILITVLAFNFIGDGMRDALDPYMKD
- a CDS encoding ABC transporter permease, with amino-acid sequence MSQLQLVNSCQPKIMLVRRYLSHTDESLHAMLTFLIKRIAVSIPVLIGVTVLLFIMMNIIPGDPIALLMKEHASAEVIERVRAQMHLDDPLITRYFRFLFAAVQGDLGVSIKLNRDVTTLILQAFPNTLYLAACAALVSWMIGIPVGILSAVKRDSALDHFFMGFSLLGVSMPVFWSALLLQYIFAMQLKWLPVSGFYGFKYVILPAIVLGWSSAGVIARLTRSSLLEVMRNDYVRTARAKGLREIFVILRHAVKNALIPVVTIMAIQVAGLLSGAVITEAIFGIPGIGRISVNAIQARDMPLLQGSVLFATVLVLIGNLVADILYSVLDPRIRHQMKGGAK
- a CDS encoding ABC transporter substrate-binding protein — translated: MTTNDYTIPLNVYDRLVEAETVAPGQSEIVPSLAESWEVSEDGKTYTLHLRKGVMFHNGEELTADDVVFTYDRMLNPATKALNTDILDFVEGAKERLDGSAQSVSGLQAVDKYTVKIVLVQPYSAFIALLASPQASIYNRKFTEPLGDKYGLSPETVNGTGPFILKEYNLNDSQMMEANENYFKGRSKLDGVLIRVVPDAETMRMLFESGEIDVFDTDSAITQVPYFMKNEKWKDQIRKGPIAGLDYYHINQKIKPFDDVRVRKAFQMGINRQEILDKMFYGEGQLENGVLPSGLTCYKPATPIEYNPKKAKELLAEAGYPDGVDIAFSQVSSWSSKWVDLNQLVQAQLKEAGFNTEIKVVDESAYFAMRKGGTINNYSQVWSADFNDPDNFFYTFFSKTGTSVRGFNNEDQEVFDGIEKARSMTNPDERCELYAKLAERIVQTDAAWVPMYSLNHLFVVQPRVKNFVVPWNGWTSMSYYKMEVED
- a CDS encoding LysR substrate-binding domain-containing protein, giving the protein MELAWLEDFLEIVATRNFSTAAASRNISQPAFSRRIRSLESWVGADLLDRSTYPVHLTSAGNMFVPRCQELVRDMYRLRTDCHNVAGANSQLLTFAALHTLAIYFFPNWISGSGFPSSPVRCSMHTGDFLECIEHLSSGKCNFAITYDHPDGPPVLEAGPFESLQIGKDRLILVSGTDAAGKPLYDLDTVEGERIPYLSYSWNDGYLGKLISLIQSRWRRPLNLSTVYQSSLAEGLKQMAIAGQGIAWLPQICVQKSISQNELTQIGGQQMSLEIEIRIFRRAGAKDRDAEAFWKYLAENQSRARSLIDPALKLR
- a CDS encoding ABC transporter substrate-binding protein, encoding MKRALALALSCGLGLAVAPAVAQTKNPGTFVFLWTDDIQSFDPAYIANTPSSYGVLNVYSRLLNYNGSQISEFVPALSSEVPTLENGLIKQGSDGSISYTFPIRKDVHAHKVGIKGSDGKITWQNYDGLAGDQKAKIEPGYGQITPEDVRYSLLRAILMGQSWMSNAITEVVTAGKYPDVTKWVETEANVKDIKDADPQALRNVYDQLASQITVEGDNVVLKLPKSFPATLGVLALPFGASIVDKEWVASVGGWDGNGDTWIKYYRPELGDDPLFAQENGTGPFMLEEWDRTDRRITLKRFDNYFMGPAKLERVVMRTVPEWTTRRLQLLSGDADFVTAPVEFLDELGKTEGVKVVDGLPKVFSRGLYFAWPLDDADNPALGSGKLDGNGIPPDFFADIDVRKGFNYAQNYDALIKQVLLNKTVQSRGPTVRGIMGYRDDSPIYSYDPKKAAEHFKKAFGGKLWETGFTFTAYVQEGTPQGTAALSALQQGLQRINPKFKMKIQSLPWASISDKLNNREKPASPLTYMGWGPDYSDPGGPLGAATYYLSPTGLVGGMLGDGYRGLMAEKFKPLLDEAWASSDPAVREPIYAKLQTMSHDYATTQFLWEDFGYIVTRSNIDGYVHNMILYGAWDFYPVTKAD